CTTCAGGAGCGTTGTCAATTTGATCAAATGCGCGGGCTTCCGCCTGACCGAGACCAGCCATTACTTTGGTGATTGCCGCAGTCAGTGTTGTTTTCCCATGGTCAACGTGGCCAATCGTACCGATGTTGACATGGGGCTTTGTTCTTTCAAATTTTTCCTTTGCCATGACTTCTTCCTCTCGATGATTTCTCTTCGACAATAATAACTATACTGGCCAACAAGATTCTTTCCGACAGCCCATCCGAAAACGAAAAACAGAACACATGGAGCCCACAACCGGACTTGAACCGGTGACCTCTTCCTTACCAAGGAAGTGCTCTACCTGCTGAGCTATGTGGGCACTCACACCTGTTCTACTTTAAATGGAGCGGGAAACGGGACTCGAACCCGCGACCCTCAGCTTGGAAGGCTGATGCTCTAGCCAACTGAGCTACTCCCGCCCAAAATTCGGACTTTACAACCTAAGGACTAGTCCGACTCACCTTCGCAGTACATTCGCAAGGCTCCTGCGACAGGTGAAACGTATTCATCCGATATGAAATTGTGGTGGAGGGGGGAGGATTCGAACCTCCGAAGTCTTAGACGGCAGATTTACAGTCTGCTCCCTTTGGCCACTCGGGAACCCCTCCAAGGGACGTTCTGAAAGGCTTGCGCCCATTCTATTTATTGGAGCTGGCGATAGGAATTGAACCCACAACATCCTCATTACAAGTGAGGTGCTCTACCGATTGAGCTACGCCAGCACAGAGTCGCAATCTATACACCAACGAAATATATATTGCAAACACTTTTCCGCGGTTTTTTCCTGCCGCGACAAGCGAAGTGATTTATAAATGATTCGCCTGATACTGTCAACCGACTTTTGCGGTTTTTTATTTTTTTATTTTCAGATGGTTACGAACCACCTCAAACAGAGCGATTCCCGTCGCCACCGAGACATTCAACGACTCCACCCTCCCCGGCATAGGAATCGCAATCAAACCATCGCACAACTTACGAATCAGAGGACGGATCCCCCGACCTTCACTGCCGGCCACCAAAGCAATCGGAGCACTCAGGGGTGCCTCAAACAACGACTGCCCCTCTTCTCCCGCCAGGCCATAAACCCAAACTCCGGCCTTTTTCAATTCTTCAATGGCTCGCCCCAGATTAGTCACTTGACACAGCTGCACATAACCCAAAGTACCGGCAGCCGTCTTCTCGACAATGCCGGTTACCGGACAGGAGCGATCCTTGGC
The nucleotide sequence above comes from Desulfuromonas acetoxidans DSM 684. Encoded proteins:
- the rlmB gene encoding 23S rRNA (guanosine(2251)-2'-O)-methyltransferase RlmB — encoded protein: MSQYLFGLNAVFEALGQGRKVVALYVEAQRNPRLEEIVAQATERHVAVKQCERRQLDKMVGDVRHQGVVAQVKAQDFVSLAQLLAQSSQSERFFLILDGITDPHNFGALIRSAAAAGCQGVIFAKDRSCPVTGIVEKTAAGTLGYVQLCQVTNLGRAIEELKKAGVWVYGLAGEEGQSLFEAPLSAPIALVAGSEGRGIRPLIRKLCDGLIAIPMPGRVESLNVSVATGIALFEVVRNHLKIKK